taaatttgagtttgtataCTTGTTGTTGTGGCTACGATGTTTGATTGAAatttatattgatgaaaatgTAGTTTATGGCGGCAATCGGTACTTAACTGAAGGCTAGTCTTGTATACTCTTATGGATCTAACTGATTTCAGAATCCTAAAATTTTATTGCATATAGTATACAAGCACTttgcatatatacatatgtgaTGAACTGTTACTGAAATATTTCTTGGTTCTTTATGGAACCTCTGGCTTCTCCATATGGCAGTTCTTCAGGCCATAGAGAATCAATTAATCCACGTTCGCTAACATATTGATCTCTAGATCCCTCTCAAACAAGTTAAACATTACCTGCTTTTTCCTATCTGCCTTGAAAATTGCAGTACCAGTTACTTTGAGGTTATTTACTAAGGCATATTATTCTATATGTTAAtataaacatgttatttttCCATCTGTGTATCAAAGAACTATGAAGCTGTACACTGTGTCTTGCACATGATATTATGTTGAGTAAGTTCTGCTGCCAATAAcagatatgaaatattttgccAATGTAGGTTAGAAGAAATTGGAGCACTTCAGAAGACATTGTTGACTAATAATCAACAGCTCAGGCGTATCTTCACAAGCCCTTGGTTGCATGCAGGGCTTTTCCATCTGATCATTAACCTGTCCTCAGTAATCTTTGTGGGACTTCACTTAGAGCAAGAATTCGGATCATGTAAGAATATTCTTGTAATATGTTCTTTCATTGAGAAAGTTGTTTATTGAATCTTTGATTGAAGCTCCTATTTCTGCAGTTAGGATTGGAGTTATCTACATACTCTCAGCTATTACTGGTAGTCTAGTTGCTTCACTTTTCGTTCAAGATCGGCCATCAGTTTGTTCCTCTGGTGCATTGGTTGGATTGCTTGGTACACTGCTCTCTGGCCTCATCAGGAATTGGAAATCTTACACCAATAAGGTCCTGAGGTCTTGTAGGTTTTTCCCCTCTCGTCTCAGCTGTCAAATAGTATAGAATGTCACCTCCCTACTTTTATTGCAGTTTGCAGGGCTTGTGGCTACCATGACAATCTTGATGACTAATCTTGTCCTCGGACTGATACCTTACATCAATAATTTTGCGAATATCGGAGGATTTATGTCAGGATTCCTTCTGGGATTTGTGCTCTTGTTCAAGCCTCAACAAGAGAAACTAGCTCGAAATAAGGGAGGCTTATTTGAATTTGATGCCAAGGACATTGTCAAATGTAGGAAGAGTTTGGACAAGCCTGTTCAGAGGGGTTCTGCTCTTGTTATCTTTGCTTTATTGTGAGTTCTATCTCTGTATGATACTTTTATGGTTTTACTCTTGCTCCATTTTTCTTTGCATCCAATTGCACCATGAACTATTACTTAGGTTAGTTATAGTTTTCTAAGATAATGAGTTGAATTGCTTTCACTCCCAATGCAGGCTCGCAGGAATTATAATGGCAGTTCTGCATGGCATTGACATAAACAAATACTGTAGCTGGTGTCACTACTTTGATTGCATTCCATCCAAATGGTGGAGCTGCACTGACAAGGCATTTCATTGTGAGGTATCTCGTTATACTTGATCCTATTATGAGAAGGGAAACATAATTTTTGTCTGAGAAGAAATAGGATATGCAAAAGTAAATATGTTATATAAGATCAATGGACTGAAATGAGAAACAGATCAAGTGTTTGCTAGCTCAATGGGGGGTGATCCCCtagaacaagaaaaataatcttCACATTATGTATATTCTTTTGGATCATCTTTGACATAACTGTTGTCTAGCAATTATAACATCATATACATCTTGAGAGCAGCGTTGTGGATATATTAGTGATTATATTAGGTTGTTTATTAACTAAGAAGATTCTTGGCTCTTGACTTTTAAAGTTGGTGATGCTTGTAATAGGGCAGTTTGTAAGGGTGAATAATTCTTGTATTGCATATTGCAGAAGTTGGTGAGCTCGGAACATCTGACTTTGAGTTGTCCAAATACTGGTAGATTCAAAGTTTTTCCTTTCACCAACATTTCAGAGGCAAGGTTTCAGGACATATGCAATCTGATATGTTCCTAGAAGGTCATGATTGAGTTCCGGTGACTAACTTTTCGCAGGATATATGCTTGTATAAGGTGTAAACTACTTTGCTTCAGAGTTCTTACTCAAATTCTTGTGCATAACATCAGCATCAAACTTGTTGCTATGAAGGATTTAGCTGTTGACTTGTGGATAACCTTGTTCCTCTTGCTTTTAAAGCTTCTTATCTTAGCTGTTGACTTGTCAAaatgttttgttattttgacAGATTTACGTCTCCATTCAATCAAAGCAAAACCTGGTGCCCAAATGAATATGGATTCATTAGTTTGTTTTTTGAGTTTACTCTTTTAAGTTCAATGGTTGCTTTGTTCGTAGTGCATATTTTCTCCTTTTGACATAGGAAACTGAGAATGTTCACTTTGTATTTTATAggcttcaaaattttatttaaagacATAGGAATCGGTATAAGATGGTGATAGAATATAGAAAAAGAACCTTAAATCTATGGCGTAAGTTCGAACATTTTTTTCGTTTTCCTTCCAGAAAAAAGAGTAATTAATTGTAAATGTAATTCTTCAACCAACAAGCGCCCATGGCCTAATGGATAAGGCGCTTGACTTCTAATCAAGCGATTGTGGGTTCGAGTCCCACTGGGCgtgtgtattttttttctcgGTTTGGTTCTAGGTAAGTgtcatattttcaaatttgaaatttgtttaACTTTTGTTAATGGTTTAAAGTTCAGATGTTTGtgttttttataaattcatTCTTTCGAATTTATACTAAAATAGCCCAATTATACAAAGGTCCTCgcaaattatacaaactcaCTCATAAATTATACAAACGAGACAGCTCAAATTGTAACATcgattcataaatatataaactatATTTATGAAACATAATTATACTTTGGAAAAATTACGCGGTTAAGCGAACTTATACAACTCAAATTGTAACCTTAATTCATAAATATGTAAACTATATTTATGAAGCATAATTATACTTTGGAAAAATCACGCGGTTAAGCGAACTTATACTACTTAATAGTCATCGTAGCTAtagtttattataattaccacTCATGACTAACATTAATCATCGAGTTTGTATAATCAGCcacatttgtataattcacaactacaattcttcatttgatttgtatttgtatatgacgATGATTACCTTTGATCTTTAGttttattatcatataaattcaatttttttttataactttttaaagttTGTACTCCccctgtttaaaaaagaatgacttatTTCGTTTTTactctgtttaaaaaagaataagtcattcttttttagtttgtataaaaaaaatgtcccctttccttttttggcaacattttaactttaacttttccACGTGATATGTTtaaaatcacaagattaaaggacattttgatacgtttgacataactttaatttagaaacacacaattaaaaagttttctttcttttcttaaacttcgtttcaagtcaaactagatcattctttttaaaacagatggagtataactttttaaagtttatataaatgtgtagtttttggattttgtataacataatttatatagtaatttgtataatatagtttgtataactgtttaaagttcatatttttattttggatcAATTcgttattttgagttttatcatatttgtataattcaaactttgtattactcaattatacaaaaacacgcaaattatacaattgtaccGGTGTATCATACAAAAACacgcaaattatacaattgtaccGGCAAATTATACAAACGAGTGCgaattatatgaattattgcCCTCTCTCTTTCGcatctctcctctctctcctaaTCTCGCTCTCCTCTCTCCTTCTCTCTCATTCTCACTCgccaaatatacaaatacatatgtatatcagttacattatataattattttgatagatatacatatagaaTTCGCATCTTTCGTCCATCTTCAATCTCATTAGCCACTCTCCTCTTTATaacatacatatacaaatcataattaataaattattgttataaagcgtaattaaattattttaaatgattatacGTGAAAATtcttcttatatttattataatggctatttatgaaaatttcctttccctttcttttctctctagtGTACTTTTTGATTATGGCATTATGCACATTTCACTTATGTTTATGTCAATGTTGGATATTAGTTGTGGAAGTAATAAATTGCAGCCTTCATggtttacaatttttttcataaaaaatactattaatAATCTCACCGGAATACATATTCcgaaaaaatcttttaaatttgtaattaaatattaccaAGCACACAGAAAAAACATTATCATATGTAGAACTTTTTCCGAgtgatgcaaaaaaaaatagtacttTTGACCACCCTTGTCTCCTATATATATTATCGCAATAATTACATGCAAATACAGCTGAAATGATATGCATATATCTTTCGTCATAATTTTGAGACATTTATATTGCTGTCATTCAAAAATTAGGGCACATATGCGCTTCACTCTAACGAAAAACTTAAATAGGGACACGCGTATGTATGCTCTAACTTTTGAATGATAGGAgcattaatatttcaaaagtatgaCGAAAAATATCTATATACTATTTACAATAGTTCGAAggtatatttatcatttttcccattttaaaagtacaaactttttttccttttaaatttactaAACATAACAAGAGTTGTTGTgttataaataacaaaaagagaCTTTGTACAATTGGTAGTTTgctttaattcaacttttgtaGTAAGATTCAAAGGAGCTAATATCTAAAATTTGATCTTGTTCAAGGAGgtttgagattaaaaaaaaatcaacttgtTCAAGAGGATGAACTGTTgcaatatatacattttatatacacagttttataaatgtatatacatacttatacataattattcattatttatacAACATCGATGCATTATATATGATGCAGTATTTTAGTTGAATTTTATTTCTTCCCTATATATAGAATTATGTAAGATGATTGTTATTGAATCCATTTTGATTTAGTTCGTTTCAAGTCAATATAATCTTTCAATGAATTGATAACCAAGACATTTGTTTTATCAATTCATTTTGATCAATTCAAATTTAACCAACGAACGCCTTAATATTCCACCCGGTTAAAGAAATCCATCTTTCGGAGAAAAgggcaaaaaaattatttgctagAGATCAATTGAGTTAAGAACATGCTAAGTgctcatttttcattattaactactactcttatttatttctaaatgatgatttatgataattagcgatgataaataaaataattattttatttattactttttgttaaaaaaaattccaaaacaaaTATTAGCAAATAAACATGTAACTGAGGGAGTCATATATATTGGAGAATTCATATCATTAGTTTTCTTATTCTTCATGGTTTCACAATTTCTTTTTACCATATATACACgtattcttttaatttaatttgactaCTTGATATGCATGACATTTAGTTAGCTTTGGATACAGACGAGTAAAAATTTAGATTCATATTAAGTAGAATAAGTAAAACACGAGTCGTATATAATAATTTACATGAGATACACTTAAATTGATTTTATGTCGTGTAAGATGATGTGTCTACTCGTATAACATTGTGCAAATATAAGTGTCTACTTATGCACatccataattaaaaaaacataaatattaagtGAAACTAAGTTAAAAGAACGCGTTTATATATTATACCTTTCTTTGCTAAGTCAAACGTcggaaagtaaaaaaaaaacttaataagaAGGAAAATGAAGCAACTCCAAAAGCCATTGGCTTCATTttctcaatccattctcatcaagaaagcataaaaaaaagaataattttttttccttacttCTTTGATGTTGTTATTAGGGTATCTAAGTATATTGATGTGTgactatcaaaataaaataaatatcatgcAATTTGGGTTTAAACTTGGAAGTTCGTAATTGGAATGAACTTTCATATCATTGCATCAAAAGCATAACTTTTATCAAGGGTATccaactttaaatatatatcctttaatgttgaatttgaatatatatattcaatataattttacgACGAAAGGTATCCAATTGAAGAGATAGTTATAGGTACTCCTCATGGGTTCGAGTGAAATCAAGCATGTGAAAGCTATAGTTATATAACATTAGTGAACAAAGTTACCTAATATCTATTGGTAATAACCGGTGAGAGGTGTTAATGGAgtgacattttaatattaaagtaaatgttatatttatttttctttgcatTGCCATGCTGACCGTTTGCCTCTAAATCATTACTTGCTCTATTCATTATTGCATTAAGATAATGCATTGGTTTACTTTGCATTTGATGCTGCCATTTTGACATTAAATTGGTGCATTACTCCATAGATAATAACATATGTTACTAATTCCTTGGTGCAATTGTAGAAGGAGCAAGCCGTTGGTGGCTGTTTGCTTTTGATCTCATTACTTCgctcttaattcctccattgtATCTTGTAACATATGTAATTTCTAAGACaaattatcttcactatttactacatCATTATCTTTTTATTCATTGCTAGAAAGATTTCtcgtagtataaatagtggtggtttTCATTTGGTTTGTACATATAATAAACAAGAGATAATATatagtgaaagagttagtcaaaaagagaatacttattagttgaagagaggtgttcttttttgtggagttttgtactcaactcttgtccagagttattgagttatattttgtgaaggctgttgtatcctgtaggggacaagtcaaagaggattAGTGCTAGtacggtgaaaacatttgctgcagtgggcttgaacctccttaaagagagcgagatatacgcacctcagcctgaagagattttatttcttcatttcattttcagttataatctttttttgttatattgtaatttttttactaaCAAAGGGCGATAAATATCTTATAAAATTAGTTGAGGTACATAAAAGACGGCTTAAATACAACGATTATAaaacgaagaaaaaaaaaaagacagcTCCCAAATGAGCCCAGCcgaaaattgaagttgaaatgTGAGTGGTCAAACTTTATTCTAATAATAATTGCGCCTCCTCCCATcccatttttttataaaaaatatatatggagtTATGATTCATGTATTGagacaaatttattattttttaaaaatcatctaTTCCTATTAGAaaagcaaatatatatatatatatatatatatatatatatatatatattaacatgtgaatttttttaacaaaaattaatttagaactTTCAAATATCTAACTTTCACTCTCCCTCCGATTATGatacctaaaaaaaataaatatgaaaaatatgtaattacAATATAGTATGACCCTTTAAATTATTACCCCTTCACAATATTTTAGGTACATATTATTTTGCTCAAATTctatttataagttatatttgatatgttgatattgtatatttaaaataaatatatttttaaattgtgaTTTATTTCCATAAATATATCAtggtatattcaaaataaaaacttaatattatttatttattaaacttCATATCTAAACAAACTATGCCGCTTAAattaaacatacaaaaattCTTCAATCTATACTAAAAAAGCCTTTTGGAGCAACAGACAATTAGTCCATCTAGTGCTATGATTCAATTGAATAGAAAAATGCTAAAATTGCCAGccattaaaacaatttttttatttttttgcacgATTGCctctaaaaacaaaaattttgagttaaaattttattttattcgatATAAGTTCTGTAGTATTTAATTTGCAAgacaagtttatcttttgtaaaatGTAGCTAGTAtatttcttaaagaaaaaattatacgtTCTGAAACTAAACTTATACTTCTATGGACATAAATAGTGTAAAAACTAAGTAGATACGTAATACTTTAGAATTTTTCTCTCT
The DNA window shown above is from Solanum lycopersicum chromosome 11, SLM_r2.1 and carries:
- the LOC101255455 gene encoding inactive RHOMBOID-like protein 8; translation: MADSSKSQSQVEIKQQCASMASTFSTEMTADERVPFPFFRPLSQKRANTWIISLFVILHLGAFTVTMIVNDCWENSYGDCALKPLRRFSFQPLYENPLLGPSASTLEEIGALQKTLLTNNQQLRRIFTSPWLHAGLFHLIINLSSVIFVGLHLEQEFGSFRIGVIYILSAITGSLVASLFVQDRPSVCSSGALVGLLGTLLSGLIRNWKSYTNKFAGLVATMTILMTNLVLGLIPYINNFANIGGFMSGFLLGFVLLFKPQQEKLARNKGGLFEFDAKDIVKCRKSLDKPVQRGSALVIFALLLAGIIMAVLHGIDINKYCSWCHYFDCIPSKWWSCTDKAFHCEKLVSSEHLTLSCPNTGRFKVFPFTNISEARFQDICNLICS